In Streptomyces sp. 71268, the DNA window CGCGTCGACGACGAGCGATGGAAGGTGACGGGTTGGCCACCTGGCCGGTCGACGGGGGTGGATAGGGGCGTCGAACTGGCCACCGGCGCGTGCCCGTGGCACCACCGTGCGTACCCGAGTGTGATCTTGGTCATATCTTCGGGATGTCACTCGATGGCAACCTGCGGCTGCGACAACGGCGGCGTCGGGGTGGTACTCCCGCCTTTGCTCCGTCTTCTCCCCGGGCGTCAACTGCCAGCGCGGTGAGGGGAGTAGCGAGGGGTCCCGGACCGTGGCAGAGTCCAACGCGAGCGGGGCGGCGAGGGGGTCGCCGAGCGATCGGGCGTCGGTCAGTGGCGTCGGCCAGCCCCACCCAGCACAGGCACCAGCACCACCGCACGACCGGTGTTCGCAGATGACCGGGACACGACCGGAATTCCGTACGGCTCTCTGCTGGAGGGCCGCCTTGGCTCGGGGGAGTCCATGAGTGACGACCAACGCTTTCGCGTGGTGCTCAACGATGAGGAGCAGTACTCCATTTGGCCCGCGGCCAGCGAGCTTCCGCCGGGCTGGCGTGCCGAGGGGTTCGAGGGCGCCAAGCAGGACTGCCTGACGCACATCGACGGGGTGTGGACCGACATGCGGCCGGCCAGTCTGCGCCGCGCCACGCCCCGCGCCTCCTGACCCCGGGGCGTCGCCCGTTCCGCCCCGCCCCGCCACCGTCCGACCGTCGATCGCCACCGCGAGCGGCCGGACCCGGCTCGGCATCGACCGCGATGCGAGGGGCCGCCGTGTGCGTCCGCAGGGTGAATCCGCCGTGTGGGGCCACGAGTTGAGCCGCGCTCCACACCCAACCGGTGCGTCGTGAAAGGCAGAAGGTAGACAGTGAGCAACGCCACGGTGCGACACCTGATTTCCACCAAGGACCTGACCGATGCGGAACTGCGCGCCCTGGTCGAGCGGGGCGCCGAGTTCTCCCGCGGCTCCGTCCGCTCCGGTGACCAACTGGCGGGCCTGGTCGCCGGCATCCACTTCCTGAAGACCTCCACCCGTACCCGTACGTCCTTCTCGGCCGCCGCCCTGCGGCTGGGCGCGCAGCTCATCTCGTTCGGGCCCGGCGACCTGCAGACCAACACCGGCGAGACGCTGGAGGACACCGCCGAGGTGCTTTCGCGGATGCTGGACCTGCTGGTGGTGCGGACCGCTGGCGACCCGGCCGAACTGCGGGCCTTCGCCCGGCAGGACCGGATGGCGGTGGTCAACGCGATGACGGCCGACGAGCACCCCACGCAGGCCATCGCCGACCTGACCACGATGCTCGCCCACTTCGGCCGCGTCGAGGGGCTGCGCGTGTGTTACGTGGGGGAGGGCAACAACTCGGCCGCCGCGCTCGCGCTGACGCTCAGCCGCTACCCGGACGTCCAGTTGGAGCTGCGGACGCCACCCGGCTACGGCCTTGACCCGCGGGTACTGGGCCGGGCCCAGCAGAACGCGCGCGCCAGCGGCGCGCGGGTGAGCGAGACGCACTCCATGGCGAGCCCGCCGCGTGATGTCGACGTCATCTACACCACGCGGTGGCAGACGACGGGCACGAGCAAGCCCGACCCGGGGTGGCGTGACGTTTTTGCGCCGTTCCAGGTGACGACCGCGCTCTGGGACGACAGCCCGGACGCGGTCTTCCTGCACGACCTGCCGGCCCACCGCGGCGAAGACGTCACCGCCGAGGTGCTCGACGGCCCGCACAGCCTGGCCTTCGACCAGTCGGAGAACAAGATGTACGCGGCTATGGCCGTCCTGGAATGGTGCGCGGCGAAGCGGTGATCCGCACCGTCGTTCGCTGACTGCCCGCTGAGGTGGCGGCGTGCGGGGCGCCCGCGAGGTGCCCCGCCGTCCGGACGGGGGACGCCCGGTGCTGACTGCTGCCCACGGACAGGTGCTCAGAGCTGATCACATCGACGCGGGAGATTCCGGTGAATCCACTGCCCGCCACCGAGTCCGCAGCGGCTTGGGTGGCCTGGAACGACACGGTCCGTACCGGGTTGGCGGCCACGCTTCCCCACCTGGTGGAGGCGCAGGCGCGGCGCACGCCCGACCATCCGGCGGTCGTCCACGACCGCACCACCCTCAGCTACCGAGAGCTGAACGAGCGGGCCAACCGGCTGGCCCGGGTGCTGGTCGCCCGTGGCGCCGGGCCCGAGGACCTGGTGGCTTTGGCGGTGCCGCGCTCGGAGCGGACGCTGCTGGCCTCGCTGGCCGTGGCCAAGGCGGGGGCGGCGTACGTCCCGGTGGACACCGCGTACCCGGCCGCCCGGATCGCCGCGCTGCTCGGCTCGGCCGAACCGCTGCTGACGCTGACCACCGACGCCGTCGCGGCCGAACTGCCCGCCGGCACACCGGTGTTGGTCCTGGACGACCCGGACACCGCCGAGCTGGTCGGGCGCCAGGACCCGGCCGACCTGACCGACGCCGACCGGCGCGGGCCGCTCGCGGTGGGCAACGCCGCCTACGTCATCCACACCTCCGGGTCCACCGGCGCGCCCAAGGGCGTGGTGGTCACCCACGCCGGGCTGGCCAGCCTCGCCGTCGACCACATCGAACGGTTCGGGATCACCGTGGGCGACGGGGTGCTCCAGTTCGCCTCGTTCAGCTTCGACTGCTCGGTCGGCGACATGCTGATGGCGCTGTGCTCCGGCGCCGCCCTGATCATCCGGCCACGGGACTGCCTGTCCGGCGCCGAGGTGGGCGCGCTCATCGACCGTACGGGCGCCACGCACGTCACCATCCCGCCCCAGGTGCTGGCCGCGCTGCCGTCCGCCACGCACCCCACGCTGCGCACCATCGCCACCGCGGGCGACGTGCTGCCGGCCACGGTGGTGGACCAGTGGGCGCCCGGGCGGCGGATGTTCAACGCGTACGGGCCCACCGAGGCGACCGTGGACGCCGTGGCCACCGAGGTACGCGCCGGCGCGGGGGCCCCACCGCCGATCGGCGGCCCGGTGCTGAACACGCGGGTGTACGTGTTGGACGCCGACCTGTGCCCGGTGCCCGTCGGCGCGGAGGGCGAGCTGTTCATCGCCGGCGCCGGGCTCGCGCGCGGCTACCTGCGGCAGCCGGGACTGACCGCCGAGCGCTTCCTGCCCTGCCCGTTCGGCCCGCCCGGCGGGCGCATGTACCGCACCGGCGACCTGGTGCGGTGGCGGCCCGACGGCAACCTGGAGTTCCGTGGCCGGGTCGACCACCAGGTCAAGATCCGCGGCTTCCGCGTCGAGCCCGGCGAGGTCGAGGCGGCCCTCGCCGCCCACCCGCGGGTCGCGGACTGCGTGGTCGTCGCCCGCGAGGACCGGCCCGGATCCAAGCGCCTGGTCGGCTACGTCGTCCCGGCGCCAGGCCCGCGCCCGGCCGTGGCCGACCTGCGCCGTCACCTCGCCGAGCGGCTGCCCGACTACCTGGTGCCCAGCGCGCTCGTGCTGCTCGACGCCTTCCCGCTCAACCCCAACGGCAAGCTGGACCGCGCCGCCCTGCCCACCCCCGAGCTGACCGGCACCGGCACCGGGCGCGCGCCGAGCACCCCGCGCGAGGAGTTGCTGTGCGCGCTGTTCGCCGAGGTCCTCGGCGTGGGACGGGTCGGGCCCGACGACGCGTTCTTCGACCTCGGCGGCGACAGCGTGCTGGCCATCCGGCTCGCGGCCCGGGTCCGCGAGGCCGGCTGGGTGCTCGCCCCGAAGGACGTGTTCACCCTCCAGCGGGCCGCCGCCCTGGCCGAACGCCTGGAACCCGCGCCCGAGCCCACCAGCGTGCCGACGGGGCCGGTGGGACCGGACTCGCCGCCGGGGCCGGCCGGCCACGGGGCGCGGCCGGAGCCGGCGCCCGGGCTGCTCGCGCTGAGCCAGGAAGACATCGACGACCTCACGGGGGAGTGGGCCAATGAGTTCTGAGCGCCGGGGGCTTTCCGACATCTGGCCGCTGTCACCGTTACAGGAGGGGCTGCTGTTCCTCTCGCTGTTCGAGGAGCGCGGTGCCGGCCTGTACATGCCGCAGATGGTCATCGAACTCGAAGGGCACGTCGAGGCGGACACCCTGCGGGTGGCCGTCGACGCCCTGGTGGACCGGCACGCCACGCTGCGCGCCTGCTTCCGGCTGGCCAAGAAGCAGGGCACGCCCGCCCAGCTCATCCCCGCCACCGTGCGGGTGCCGCTGGCCGAGCACGACCTGACCGGGCTCCCGGAGGACGAGCGCGCGGCCGAACTGGACCGCCTCATGGCCGCCGACCAGGCCGTCCCGTTCGACCTGGCGCAGCCGCCGCTGCTGCGGCTGACGCTGATCAGGCACGGCCGGACCCGCTGGCGACTGGTGCTCACCCACCACCACATCCTGCTCGACGGCTGGTCCATCCCGACGCTGGTGGACGAGTTGCTCACGCTCTACCGGCAGCGCGGCGACACCACCGGGCTGCCGCCCGCCGGGTCGTACAAGAGCTACCTGGAGTGGCTGGGCCGGCAGGACCGGGCCGCGGCCCGCGCGGCGTGGCGGGAGGCGCTCGCCGACCTGGAGGGGCCGACCCTGGTCGCCCCGGAGGCCGCAGGCGCCGTCGCCGGGCCGGCGCGCACCACGCGGGCCAGCCTCGACGCGGCGACCACCGCGGAGCTGGCCGCCCGCGCCCGCGCCGGCCTGCTGACCCTGAACACCGTCGTGCGGGGCGCGTGGGCGCTGGCCCTGTCCAGGCTGACCGGCCGCGACGACGTCGTCTTCGGCGTCACCGTCTCGCACCGACCGCCCGAGGTACCCGGCGTCGACCGGCTCGTGGGGCTGCTCATCAACACCCTGCCGGCCCGACTGCGGGTGCGGCCCGGCGCCTCGCTGGCCGACCAGTTCGCCGGCCTCCAGGAGGAGCAGGCCGCGCTGCTGCCGCACCACGGCATCGGGCTCACCGAGATCCAGCAACTGGCCGGCCACGGCACCCTGTTCGACACCCTGATGGTGTTCCAGAACTACCCCACCCGGCCCGCCGACGCGGGCGCGCGACCGCGCGTGGTCGAGGCGTACGACATCGACGCCACCCACTACCCGCTCGCGCTGACCGTGCTGCCCGGCGACGAGCTGACGCTGCGCCTTGACCACCAGCGTGACGTGCTCGACGACGACGCGGCCGACCGGCTGCTCGACTGGGTGGTGCGGCTGCTGACCGCGTTCGCCGCCGACCCCGGGCAACCGCACTCCGCCGTGGACCTGCTCGGCCCGGCCGAGCGGCGGCGCGTCCTCGTCGAGTGGAACGACACCGCCCACCCGGTGCCGGCCATGACGCTGGTCGACCTGTTCGAGGCGCAGGTGGCGCGCACCCCCGACCTGGTGGCCGCCGCGTACGGGGACCACGCCCACACCTTCGCCGCACTCAACGAACGGGCCAACAAGCTGGCCCGGGTGCTGGTGGCGCGCGGCGCCGGGCCCGAGCGGCTGGTGGGCCTCACGCTGCGGCACTCGGCCGAGATGATGCCGGCCGTGCTGGCCATCCAGAAGTCCGGCGCCGCCTACGTGCCCATCGACCCGGACTACCCGGGCCCGCGCATCGCCCACCTGGTCAGCGACTCCGCACCGGTCACCGTCGTCACCACCAGCGCGGACGCCGCCGCCCTGCCACCCGGCACCCCCACGCTGCTCCTGGACGACCCGGCCGTGGTCGCCGAGGCCGACGCGGCCAGCGGCGCCGACCTCACCGACGCCGACCGCGACGCGCCCCTGCTGCCGGCCCACCCCGTCTACGTCATCTACACCTCCGGCTCCACCGGCAGGCCCAAGGGCGTGGTCATGGAGCACCGCAACGCGGTCAACCTGTTCCACAACCACCGCACCGAGTTCTTCCGCCCGGCCGCAGAGCGGGCCGGCGCGCGGCGGCTGCGGCTCGCGCTGACCTCCTCCATCTCCTTCGACGCGTCGGTGGCCGGCATGATGTGGCTGCTCGACGGGCACGAACTGCACCTGATCAGCGACGACTGCCGGTACGACCCGGCCAGGTTCGTACGCTTCACCACCGAGCGGCGCATCGACCTGGTGGACGTCACCCCCTCCTTCGCCGAACAACTGCTGCTCGCCGGCCTCCTCGAAGGACCCCAGCACCCGAGGGTCCTCGTGCTCGGCGGCGAGGCCATCGGCGAGGCTCTGCTGGCCGAGGTCGGCCGGCTCTCCGGCGTCGAGGCGTACAACTGCTACGGGCCCACCGAGTGCACCGCCGACGCCACCAGCCCGCAGCGACTGGGCGACGGCGGCGTGCAGAACATCGGCCGCCCGGTGTGGAACGGCCGCGCCTTCGTGCTCGACGCGGCGTACGCGCCGGTGCCCGTCGGCGTCGTGGGCGAGCTGTACATCGCCGGCGCCGGCGTCTCCCGTGGCTACCTGGGCCGCCCGGGGCTGACCGCCGACCGGTACGTGCCCTGCCCCTTCGGGGTGGGCGAGCGCATGTACCGCACCGGCGACCTGGTGCGCTGGCGGGACGACGGCACGCTGGAGTACGTCGGCCGCGCCGACGAACAGGTCAAGATCCGCGGCTTCCGGGTCGAACTCGGCGAGATCGAGGCCGTACTCCTCCAACACCCCCAGGTCGCCCAGGCCACCGTGCTGGCCAGGGACGGCGCGACCGGCGGCGGCAGGCGACTGGTGGCCTACGTCGTGCCACCCGACGGCGCGGGCGTCGCGCCCACCCTGGGCACCGGCGAGTTCCCCGCCGCGCTGCGCCGCTTCGCCGCCGAGAAGCTGCCCGACTACATGGTGCCGGCCGCCGTCGTCGTCCTGGCCGGGCTGCCGCTCAGCCCCAACGGCAAGCTCGACCGCGGCAGGCTCCCGGCCCCCGAACTCGCCGGCCTCGCCACCAGCCGCGCCCCGCGTACCACGCTGGAGGAGCGGCTGTGCGAGCTGTTCGCCGAGACCCTGGGCGGCGCCCGACTCGGCATCGACGACAGCTTCTTCGACCTCGGCGGCAACTCGCTGCTCGCCATGCGCCTCGCCTCCCGGGTGCGCACCGTCCTGGACGCCGAACTCCCGGTGCGGGCCGTCTTCGACTCGCCCACCGTCGCCGGCATCGCCGACAAGCTGGGCGGCGCGCCCGCCGCCGGGCCGCCCCCGCGCCCGCGCCCGCGCGGCACCCAGGCGCCCACCTCCTTCGGGCAGCGCCGGCTGTGGCTGCTCGACACGATGGACCCCGCGCACTCCCCGTACAAGATCCCGCTGGCCATCCGGCTCGCGGGCGAGCTGGACCGGGACGCGCTGCGCCGGGCGCTGGCCGACGTCGTCGCCCGGCACGAGGTGCTGCGCACCGTCTACCCCGAGCGCGACGGCGAGCCCCAGCAGGCGATCCTCACCGCCGACCGGGCCGCGCCGGAGCTGGCGGAGCGGACCGCCACCGTGGCCGAGCTGCCCGACGCGCTGATCGCCGAGACCTTCCGCCCCTTCGACCTGCGCACCCAGCCCCCGCTGCGGGCCACCCTCTTCTCCCACGGCCCGGGCGAGTGGACGCTGCTGCTCGTCGTCCACCACATCGCCGCCGACGGCTGGTCCATGCGCCCCCTGGCCGACGACCTGTCCCGGGCCTACGCCGCCCGCCGTGCCGGGCGCGCCCCGGACTGGCGACCGCTGCCCGTCCAGTACGCCGACTACGCCGCCTGGCAGCACGAGCGGCTGGGCTCCGAGGCCGACCCGGACAGCCTGCTGACCCGCCAGCTCGCCCACTGGCGCGACGCGCTGGCCGGCCTGCCCGACGAACTGGCGCTGCCCACCGACCGGCCGCGCCCGGCCACCAGCGCCCGGCGCGGCGGGGCCGAACTGTTCACCGTGGACGCCGAGCTGCACGCGGCGCTCGCCAGGCTCGCCGCGCGGCGCCAGGCCAGCCTGTTCATGGTGGTCCAGGCCGCGCTGGCCGCGCTCCTGCACCGGCTCGGCGCCGGCACCGAGATCCCCATCGGCACCCCGGTCGCCGGCCGCGCCGACCCGGCCCTCGACGACCTGGTCGGCTTCTTCGTCAACTCGCTCGTGCTGCGCACCGACGTCGCGGGGGACCCCGCCTTCGGCGAACTCCTGGAGCGCGTACGCCAGGTGGACCTGGCCGCCTACGCCCACCAGGACGTGCCCTTCGAGCGGCTGGTCGAGGTGGTCAACCCGACCCGGGTCGCCGGCCGCAACCCGCTGTTCCAGGTCGAGCTGGGCGTCCAGGAGAACGCCGACGAGGAGCCGGAGTTCGCGGGGCTCACGGCCACCAGCGTCCCGGTGGGCTCGGCGGCCGTGCCCTTCGACCTCTCCTTCGAGCTGAGCGCCCGCACCACCGACGCGGGCCCGGCCGGGATGCGCGGCCGGCTCGACTACAGCACCGAGCTGTTCGACCCGGCCACCGCCCGCGCCCTGGTCGATCGCCTGCTGCGGGTGCTGCGCCAGGTCGCCGCCGACCCGAGCCGCACGATCGGCTCCCTCGACGTGCTCGGCGACGCCGAACGCCACCGCCTGCTGGTGGAGTTCAACCGCAGCCAACGGCCCACCGACCTCACCGACGTGGTGGCCCGCGTCCAGCACTTCGCCGCCACCACGCCGGACGCCGTCGCGCTCGTAGACGACCGGGGCCCGGTGGACTACGCCACCCTCGCAGGCCGGGCCTCCGCGCTCGCGCGCCGGCTGGTCGAGGCCGGCGCCGGCCACGGCGCCGTGGTCGCCGTCCTCGCCCGCCGCTCGGCCGCCGTGCCCACCGCGCTGCTCGGCATCCTCGGCGCCGGCGCCGCCTACCTGCCGCTCGACCCCACAGGGCCGACCGGCCGCAACGCCGACATGCTGGCCCGCGGTGGCGCCACCGCCGTCCTCGCCGACCCCGAACTGACGGCTAAAGCAGCGGAGTTGACCGGGCTGGTCGACGGTGAGGTGGCCGTCATCGCGCTGGACGGGGAGGCCGACGCGCCGGACGCGCTGGCCCCGCCCGTCGGTACCCCGGACGACCTGGCGTACATCCTGTTCACCTCCGGCACCACGGGCCGCCCCAAGGGCGCCATCGTGCACCGCCGTGGCATGAACAACCACCTGCTCGCCAAGGCCGAGGACCTCACCCTCACCGCGGCCGACAGCGTGTTGCAGAACGCGCCGCTCAGCTTCGACATCTCCATCTGGCAGATGCTGTGCGCCCTCGTCGTCGGCGGGCGCACCCGGATCGCCGACGACTCCCTGGTGGCCGACCCGGACCGGCTGTTCGGCCAGGTCGCCGCCGAGCGCGTCACCGGCGTCGAGGTGGTGCCCTCGCTGCTGCGCACCACCCTGGACACCTGGGACACCACCGGCGGGGCCCCCGAACTGCCCGCGCTGCGCTGGCTGATGGTCACCGGCGAGGCCCTGGCGGCCGACCTGTGCGCCCGCTGGTTCGCCCGCTTCCCCGGCATCCCGCTGGTCAACGCGTACGGGCCCACCGAGTGCTCGGACGACGTCACGCACGCCTGGCTGACCGCCGACGCCCCGCCGGCGGCCGGGCAGCGGGTGCCGATCGGCGGCGTCATCCGCAACACCGAGCTGTACGTCCTCGACGCTCACCTGCGCCCCATGCCGCTCGGCGCCGTCGGCGAGCTGTACGTGGGCGGCGTCGGCGTCGGCTACGGGTACGTCGGCGACGCCGCCAAGACCGCCGACACCTTCCTGCCCGACCCCTTCTCCGGCCGGCCGGGCGCACGCCTGTACCGCACCGGCGACCAGGCCCGCTACCGCCCCGACGGGCAGCTTGAGTTCCTCGGCCGCAACGACCACCAGGTCAAGATCCGCGGCCAGCGCATCGAACTCGCCGAGGTGGAGGCCGCCCTGCGGGAGGCCGACGGCGTACGCGACGCCGTCGTCACCGTCCGTACCGACCAGGGCGGCCACAACCGACTCGTCGGCTACTACACCGGCGACGCCACCCCCCAGGACGTACGCGCCCACGCCACCGGCACGCTCACCGCCGCCATGGTGCCCTCGGCGCTCGTCCCGCTGCCCACCTTGCCGCTCAGCGACAACGGCAAGGTGGACCGGGCCCGGCTCCCCGAGCCCGACCTGCCGACGCCCGGCGCCGGCCGCGCCCCCGCCACCGAGCGCGAACAGGCCCTGTGCGCGCTCTTCGCCGAGGTGCTCGGGGTGGACCGGGTCGGCGTGGACGACGACTTCTTCGACCTCGGCGGCCACTCGCTGCTCGCCACCCGGCTCGCCGCCCGGGTGCGCGCCCGGCTCGGCGTGCGGCTCCCGGTGCGGCTGCTGTTCGAGGCGCCCACCGTCGCGGGCCTGGCCGCCCGCCTGGACACCGACGACCGGGCCGCCGGCCTGAACGTCCTGCTGCCGCTGCGCCGCGCCGGCTCCCGGCCCCCGCTGTTCTGCGTCCACCCCGGCACCGGCCTGGCCTGGCCGTACGCCCGCCTCGCCGGCCTGCTCGACGCCGAACAGCCGCTGTACGGCCTCCAGGCCAGGGCCCTGACCCGGCCCGATTTCGCGCCCGTGAGCACCGCCGAGATGGCCGCCGACTACGCCGAGCGGATCCGCTCGGTCACCCCGCACGGCCCCTACCTGCTGCTCGGCTGGTCGTCGGGGGGCCGGATCGCCCACGAGGTGGCCGTGCGGCTGCGTGCGGCGGGCGAACGCGTGCCGGTGCTCGCCCTGTTGGACGCCGAGCCCGCGCACGGGGGCGCCGCGCCGCGGGCGGGCCACGCGGAGCCACCGGCCGCCGCCCCCGACCCGGCCGCCGAGGCGGAGTTCGTCGCGCACCTCCTGCACGAGGCGGGACTGAGCGCCACCGCCTGGGACGAGCGGCCCCTGACACTGGCCGAACTGCGGCGGGCCGCGGCGGAGGGGGCCGACGCCCCACCCGGCACCCTCGGCGCGGCGCTCGCCGCCGCCGAATCCCCGCTCACCGGCTTGGAGGGCACGACGCTGGACGCCCTGTACGCCACCTACCGCAACGAGGCCGGCATCGGTGCCGAGCCACCGGCCCGGCCCTTCGACGGCGACGTGCTGTTCTTCACCGCGGGCCGCACCACGGGCCGGGAGGCCGTGACCGGCGGCACGCTGGCCGAGCTGTGGAAGCCGTACGTCACCGGCCGGGTCCACGACCACGTCGTGGACTGCCACCACCTGGAGATGACCGCTCCCGGGCCGCTGGCCGAGATAGCGGCCGTCCTGGAGAAGCACCTCACTACCGTGGAGTCAGCCGCGACCCGGCGTCCGTAGGAAGCCAGAGTCCGCCGCTGCGACCACCCGAGCGCGACCGGGGACGGGCGGGGCCCGCGAGGGCGCCCGCCCCCCGGGCGGACCAGCCGAGCACGCCCCGCACGCCCAACAACCCGTAGCTGTCAGGTGTGGACCGGTCCGAGGCCGCGACGATCTCGCAGGCCCGGGAGAGGGACGATCGACATGATCTTCGAAAGAGCCTCCGACGTCGTCATGGACGACGTATTCCTCCGTCTGCCCGGCTTCCTCGCCACCGGCGAGGTGTTCCTGAAGCTGGAAGGGCTCAACCCGGCGGGATCGGTCAAGCTCAAGACCGCCGTCGCGCTGATCGAGTCACTGGAGCGGACCGGTGCGCTGCGCGCCGGCTCCCGCGTCATCGAGTCCTCGTCCGGCAACCTCGGCGTCGCCCTCTCGGTGGCCTGCGCGGCCAGGGGGTACGGGCTCACGGTGGTCACCGACCCCAACGCGGCCCGGCACTCGATCCGCGTCATGGAGAGCCTGGGCACCGACGTGGTCGTGGTCAGCACCCGCGACGCGCAGGGCGGCTACCTGCACACCCGGATCAACTACATCCACCAACGCCTGGCCGCCGACCCGGAGTTAGTGTGGCTCAACCAGTACGCCAACCCCGCCGGTGTCCGCGCCCACCGGGACCGCACCGCCGCCGCCGTACACGCCGGGCTCGGCCCCGTGGACGCGCTGTTCGTCGGCTGCGGCACCACCGGCACCCTGATGGGCTGCGTCGACTACTTCGGCGAACACAGCCCGGCCACCCGCGTCATCGCCGTCGACTCGGTCGGCTCGGTCACCTTCGGCGCCCCCGCCGCCCCCCGCTTCATCCCCGGCCTCGGCGCCAGCCGGCGGCCCGAGATCTTCGTGGACGACGGCGGCTTCGAGAAGACCCTGATCGCCGAGGCCGACACCGTGGCCATGTGCCGCCGGGTCGCCGAGACCTACGGGCTCCTCGTCGGCGGCTCCACCGGCACCGTGCTCGCCGCCGTGCGGCAACTCGCCCCCTCGCTGCCCGAGGGCTCCCGGGTCGCGGCCATATCCCCGGACATGGGCGACAAGTACATCGACACCGTCTACTCCGACACCTGGGTCACCGAGCGCTACGCGGACGTCTCCGGGTTGGCGAGCCTCGGCCACGTCACCACCACCTGACCACCCGGCCCACCCGAAACGGGCGCGGGCCGGCACCCTCGACCACCAGCCAACCACCAGCCACATCGCAGTCAGCCCGACCGAGTTCACGCCCACTCCCACCCACCCAGAAGGAAGAGCCGATGTCCCACTTCTTCGTCGTGCCCGGCGCGGCCGTCTCCACCGTCCTGGCCGGCGCGCACCAGGACGTCCTGCGCATCGTCGCCGACACCTACATCGCCCACGAGCAGGGACTGTCGGTCAACCCCGACAGCTACTTCCTGCGCTTCCCGGACAAGCCCAACGCGCGCGTCATCGCCCTGCCCTCCTACCTCGGCGGCGACGTCGACACCATCGGCATGAAGTGGATCGCCAGCTTCCCCGACAACATCAAGGAGGGCCTGCCGCGCGCCTCGGCCACGCTGCTGCTCAACGACTACGCCACCGGCTACCCGCTGGCCTGCCTGGAGGCCGCCACCATCAGCGCCGTACGCACCGCGGCATCGGCCGCCGTCGCCGCCTCCCGGCTGGTCACCTCGGCAGAACCGGCACGGCTCGCGGTCGTCGGCGCCGGCGTCATCGCCCGCACCATCCTCGACTACCTGCACGCGGCCGGCGTGGCCGTGGCCGACGTGCTCGTCCACGACCTCGACCCCACCAGCGCCGGCCACCTGAGCGAGCACGCCGCCACCCGCTTCGGCGTCCCGGTCGCCATCGGCACCCTGGACGACGCCCTCGACCGGGACCTGGTGGTCTTCGCCACCACCGCGGCCACCCCCTACGTCGGCGC includes these proteins:
- a CDS encoding non-ribosomal peptide synthetase, with product MSSERRGLSDIWPLSPLQEGLLFLSLFEERGAGLYMPQMVIELEGHVEADTLRVAVDALVDRHATLRACFRLAKKQGTPAQLIPATVRVPLAEHDLTGLPEDERAAELDRLMAADQAVPFDLAQPPLLRLTLIRHGRTRWRLVLTHHHILLDGWSIPTLVDELLTLYRQRGDTTGLPPAGSYKSYLEWLGRQDRAAARAAWREALADLEGPTLVAPEAAGAVAGPARTTRASLDAATTAELAARARAGLLTLNTVVRGAWALALSRLTGRDDVVFGVTVSHRPPEVPGVDRLVGLLINTLPARLRVRPGASLADQFAGLQEEQAALLPHHGIGLTEIQQLAGHGTLFDTLMVFQNYPTRPADAGARPRVVEAYDIDATHYPLALTVLPGDELTLRLDHQRDVLDDDAADRLLDWVVRLLTAFAADPGQPHSAVDLLGPAERRRVLVEWNDTAHPVPAMTLVDLFEAQVARTPDLVAAAYGDHAHTFAALNERANKLARVLVARGAGPERLVGLTLRHSAEMMPAVLAIQKSGAAYVPIDPDYPGPRIAHLVSDSAPVTVVTTSADAAALPPGTPTLLLDDPAVVAEADAASGADLTDADRDAPLLPAHPVYVIYTSGSTGRPKGVVMEHRNAVNLFHNHRTEFFRPAAERAGARRLRLALTSSISFDASVAGMMWLLDGHELHLISDDCRYDPARFVRFTTERRIDLVDVTPSFAEQLLLAGLLEGPQHPRVLVLGGEAIGEALLAEVGRLSGVEAYNCYGPTECTADATSPQRLGDGGVQNIGRPVWNGRAFVLDAAYAPVPVGVVGELYIAGAGVSRGYLGRPGLTADRYVPCPFGVGERMYRTGDLVRWRDDGTLEYVGRADEQVKIRGFRVELGEIEAVLLQHPQVAQATVLARDGATGGGRRLVAYVVPPDGAGVAPTLGTGEFPAALRRFAAEKLPDYMVPAAVVVLAGLPLSPNGKLDRGRLPAPELAGLATSRAPRTTLEERLCELFAETLGGARLGIDDSFFDLGGNSLLAMRLASRVRTVLDAELPVRAVFDSPTVAGIADKLGGAPAAGPPPRPRPRGTQAPTSFGQRRLWLLDTMDPAHSPYKIPLAIRLAGELDRDALRRALADVVARHEVLRTVYPERDGEPQQAILTADRAAPELAERTATVAELPDALIAETFRPFDLRTQPPLRATLFSHGPGEWTLLLVVHHIAADGWSMRPLADDLSRAYAARRAGRAPDWRPLPVQYADYAAWQHERLGSEADPDSLLTRQLAHWRDALAGLPDELALPTDRPRPATSARRGGAELFTVDAELHAALARLAARRQASLFMVVQAALAALLHRLGAGTEIPIGTPVAGRADPALDDLVGFFVNSLVLRTDVAGDPAFGELLERVRQVDLAAYAHQDVPFERLVEVVNPTRVAGRNPLFQVELGVQENADEEPEFAGLTATSVPVGSAAVPFDLSFELSARTTDAGPAGMRGRLDYSTELFDPATARALVDRLLRVLRQVAADPSRTIGSLDVLGDAERHRLLVEFNRSQRPTDLTDVVARVQHFAATTPDAVALVDDRGPVDYATLAGRASALARRLVEAGAGHGAVVAVLARRSAAVPTALLGILGAGAAYLPLDPTGPTGRNADMLARGGATAVLADPELTAKAAELTGLVDGEVAVIALDGEADAPDALAPPVGTPDDLAYILFTSGTTGRPKGAIVHRRGMNNHLLAKAEDLTLTAADSVLQNAPLSFDISIWQMLCALVVGGRTRIADDSLVADPDRLFGQVAAERVTGVEVVPSLLRTTLDTWDTTGGAPELPALRWLMVTGEALAADLCARWFARFPGIPLVNAYGPTECSDDVTHAWLTADAPPAAGQRVPIGGVIRNTELYVLDAHLRPMPLGAVGELYVGGVGVGYGYVGDAAKTADTFLPDPFSGRPGARLYRTGDQARYRPDGQLEFLGRNDHQVKIRGQRIELAEVEAALREADGVRDAVVTVRTDQGGHNRLVGYYTGDATPQDVRAHATGTLTAAMVPSALVPLPTLPLSDNGKVDRARLPEPDLPTPGAGRAPATEREQALCALFAEVLGVDRVGVDDDFFDLGGHSLLATRLAARVRARLGVRLPVRLLFEAPTVAGLAARLDTDDRAAGLNVLLPLRRAGSRPPLFCVHPGTGLAWPYARLAGLLDAEQPLYGLQARALTRPDFAPVSTAEMAADYAERIRSVTPHGPYLLLGWSSGGRIAHEVAVRLRAAGERVPVLALLDAEPAHGGAAPRAGHAEPPAAAPDPAAEAEFVAHLLHEAGLSATAWDERPLTLAELRRAAAEGADAPPGTLGAALAAAESPLTGLEGTTLDALYATYRNEAGIGAEPPARPFDGDVLFFTAGRTTGREAVTGGTLAELWKPYVTGRVHDHVVDCHHLEMTAPGPLAEIAAVLEKHLTTVESAATRRP
- the sbnA gene encoding 2,3-diaminopropionate biosynthesis protein SbnA — its product is MIFERASDVVMDDVFLRLPGFLATGEVFLKLEGLNPAGSVKLKTAVALIESLERTGALRAGSRVIESSSGNLGVALSVACAARGYGLTVVTDPNAARHSIRVMESLGTDVVVVSTRDAQGGYLHTRINYIHQRLAADPELVWLNQYANPAGVRAHRDRTAAAVHAGLGPVDALFVGCGTTGTLMGCVDYFGEHSPATRVIAVDSVGSVTFGAPAAPRFIPGLGASRRPEIFVDDGGFEKTLIAEADTVAMCRRVAETYGLLVGGSTGTVLAAVRQLAPSLPEGSRVAAISPDMGDKYIDTVYSDTWVTERYADVSGLASLGHVTTT